The Lentzea guizhouensis genome contains a region encoding:
- a CDS encoding FkbO/Hyg5 family chorismatase has product MTQAQQKVNLPGSVFTSLTEVSHVAASENVLGVINYTTGCADPRVENGLLTLDIHMAAVDTEAFAEIWTTTGPVETGEHHGVFYAHDGEYLLVAGRIAPTGRYTEDTRAAYVAALDLMDTLGYKNCFRMWNFLNDINGDNAEGLEIYRDFCKGRAEAFELFHFGDAEVPSATGIGSQGGGIAFYFLASRSAALTSVENSKQMAAYHYPRQYGPRPPKFARATYLSSTHTDRRSGQIYVAGTASIRGHETLHEGDIAAQVELSLDNIEHLISDENLADYEITRGNSLLDLDNIKVYVRHRSDIPTVRAMCEERFSPNARVQYLNVDVCRADLLVEIEGIVA; this is encoded by the coding sequence ATGACGCAGGCGCAGCAGAAGGTGAACCTTCCCGGCTCCGTGTTCACCAGCCTGACCGAAGTCAGCCACGTCGCGGCGAGCGAAAACGTTCTCGGCGTCATCAACTACACCACCGGGTGCGCCGACCCGCGTGTGGAGAACGGCCTTCTGACCCTTGACATCCACATGGCGGCTGTGGACACCGAAGCGTTCGCGGAGATCTGGACGACCACGGGTCCGGTCGAGACGGGCGAGCACCACGGCGTCTTTTACGCCCACGACGGCGAGTACCTCCTCGTGGCCGGCCGCATCGCGCCGACCGGCCGCTACACCGAGGACACCCGCGCGGCCTACGTCGCGGCGCTCGACCTGATGGACACGCTCGGCTACAAGAACTGCTTCCGCATGTGGAACTTCCTCAACGACATCAACGGCGACAACGCCGAGGGCCTCGAGATCTACCGGGACTTCTGCAAGGGCCGCGCGGAGGCGTTCGAGCTCTTCCACTTCGGTGACGCCGAGGTCCCGAGCGCGACCGGAATCGGCTCGCAGGGCGGCGGGATCGCGTTCTACTTCCTCGCCTCCCGCTCCGCCGCGCTCACCTCGGTGGAGAACTCGAAGCAGATGGCCGCCTACCACTACCCGCGGCAGTACGGCCCCCGCCCGCCCAAGTTCGCGCGGGCCACCTACCTCTCCTCCACGCACACCGACCGCAGGTCAGGGCAGATCTACGTGGCCGGCACCGCCAGCATCCGCGGGCACGAGACGCTGCACGAGGGCGACATCGCCGCCCAGGTGGAGTTGTCGCTCGACAACATCGAGCACCTCATCTCCGACGAGAACCTGGCCGACTACGAGATCACGCGGGGCAACTCCCTGCTCGACCTCGACAACATCAAGGTCTACGTCCGCCACCGCTCCGACATCCCGACCGTGCGCGCGATGTGCGAGGAGCGCTTCTCCCCGAACGCCCGCGTCCAGTACCTGAACGTCGACGTCTGCCGCGCCGATCTCCTCGTGGAGATTGAGGGCATCGTCGCCTGA
- a CDS encoding 3-deoxy-7-phosphoheptulonate synthase: MPQTVKLNEFTFTRASAPWTTLPAQQQPHWHDHPDYDLIEAELSGALPLVAHSEIREAKRALGLAALGEARVLQLGDCAESFSDADPLTTSRKVRNVARIASRLADRTGQQVARFGRMAGQYAKPRSSNFETVGGIELPSFRGELVNSFEAELSARRHDPERMLQAYDASAAVIREVRAHWTGSAEELDGGPWVAHEALVLDYENALIRTDDRTGEQFLTSTHFPWIGERTRQLDHAHVSMFAAIANPIGVKVGPTADPETVVRLCQLLDPHHTPGRLTLIVRMGREDIHVALAPIVRAVRRAGHPVVWISDPMHGNTVKAECGQKTRFVTHIIEEATAFRHILETEGAHPAGLHLEVAASDVTECVGGTVPDESALSERYETLCDPRLNPDQALGVIDSVF; the protein is encoded by the coding sequence ATGCCTCAGACGGTGAAGCTGAACGAGTTCACGTTCACCCGCGCGTCCGCACCGTGGACGACCCTGCCGGCGCAGCAGCAGCCGCACTGGCACGACCACCCCGACTACGACCTGATCGAAGCCGAACTGTCCGGTGCGCTGCCCCTGGTCGCACATTCCGAAATCCGCGAGGCCAAACGTGCTCTCGGTCTCGCCGCCCTCGGTGAGGCGCGGGTCCTGCAGCTCGGCGACTGCGCGGAGTCCTTTTCCGACGCCGACCCGCTGACAACTTCCCGAAAGGTGCGCAACGTCGCCAGGATCGCTTCCCGGCTGGCGGACCGCACGGGCCAGCAGGTGGCACGTTTCGGACGGATGGCGGGCCAGTACGCGAAGCCCCGTTCGAGCAACTTCGAAACGGTCGGCGGGATCGAGCTGCCGTCATTCCGCGGCGAGCTCGTCAATTCGTTCGAAGCGGAGCTCTCCGCCCGTCGGCACGACCCCGAACGAATGCTGCAGGCCTATGACGCCTCGGCCGCCGTCATCCGAGAAGTGCGCGCCCATTGGACGGGAAGCGCCGAGGAACTCGACGGCGGCCCGTGGGTGGCGCACGAGGCATTGGTGCTGGATTACGAGAACGCGCTGATTCGCACCGACGACCGCACCGGCGAGCAGTTCCTCACCTCGACGCACTTCCCGTGGATCGGCGAGCGCACCCGCCAGCTCGACCACGCGCACGTGTCGATGTTCGCCGCGATCGCGAACCCGATCGGCGTGAAGGTGGGCCCGACGGCGGACCCCGAGACCGTCGTGCGCCTGTGCCAGCTCCTCGACCCGCACCACACGCCGGGCCGGCTGACGCTGATCGTCCGCATGGGCCGCGAGGACATCCACGTGGCACTGGCCCCGATCGTCCGCGCCGTGCGGCGCGCGGGCCACCCGGTCGTCTGGATCTCGGATCCCATGCACGGCAACACGGTCAAGGCCGAGTGTGGGCAAAAGACTCGATTTGTCACTCATATCATCGAGGAGGCCACGGCGTTCCGGCACATCCTGGAGACCGAGGGCGCCCACCCGGCAGGCTTGCACCTGGAAGTGGCGGCGTCCGACGTGACGGAGTGCGTCGGCGGAACCGTGCCCGACGAGTCGGCCCTCTCCGAGCGCTACGAGACCCTCTGCGACCCCCGCCTGAACCCCGACCAGGCACTCGGAGTGATCGACTCGGTGTTCTGA
- a CDS encoding bifunctional 3-(3-hydroxy-phenyl)propionate/3-hydroxycinnamic acid hydroxylase: MTSPHQAGRAATTTADVAVVGCGPVGLVLSILLAHKGWRVVILEKYRGQYPFPRVVAFDGETARSFASAGIGADLMELGEPLGQYMFQNAEGRELFSFEAPYEPGRDGWPIATVMHQPTFERALRDHVTTLPNITTLFGHKVESITDHGTHVSLTAPGPDHDGAVTASWVIGCDGANSFVRDAMGTRMIDLNFKHDWLLVDVVFHEKRAFRPNDVQVCDPARPTTIVASGRGHRRWEFMRLPGESIEELSTVERMWELLRPYDVTPDNADLTRNIVYTFQAALADKWRNGRLLLAGDSAHLMPPFAGQGMCSGIRDAANLAWKLDLVLRDIADDTLLDAYQAERSLQVRHTIEMSIEVGKIVSELDPVAAARRDAFLIAMQAKPEGVDLAPSAYALEDGIVRRTGGEVVLPHGELSPQGLVARGAERDRFDEVVGRGWQLITTLDPYEALGEDELEFLKVLGAQLVRVMPAGIPPKIARAHEVVDVERLYLPWLAGHKKVAALVRPDYYVFGFAQDRADLPALVQELKAQLPLV, from the coding sequence ATGACGTCTCCGCACCAGGCCGGCCGAGCCGCAACGACCACCGCGGACGTCGCGGTGGTCGGCTGCGGCCCGGTCGGCCTCGTCCTGTCCATCCTGCTGGCCCACAAGGGATGGCGGGTCGTCATCCTGGAGAAGTACCGCGGCCAGTACCCCTTCCCCCGCGTGGTCGCCTTCGACGGCGAAACGGCCCGCTCCTTCGCCTCGGCCGGCATCGGCGCCGACCTGATGGAACTCGGCGAACCCCTGGGCCAGTACATGTTCCAGAACGCCGAGGGCCGCGAGCTCTTCTCCTTCGAGGCCCCGTACGAACCGGGCCGCGACGGCTGGCCCATCGCCACCGTCATGCACCAGCCCACCTTCGAACGGGCCCTGCGCGACCACGTCACCACCCTGCCGAACATCACCACCCTGTTCGGCCACAAGGTCGAGTCCATCACCGACCACGGCACCCACGTCTCCCTGACCGCCCCGGGCCCCGACCACGACGGCGCCGTCACCGCCTCGTGGGTCATCGGCTGCGACGGCGCGAACAGCTTCGTCCGCGACGCCATGGGCACCCGCATGATCGACCTGAACTTCAAGCACGACTGGCTCCTGGTGGACGTCGTCTTCCACGAGAAGCGCGCCTTCCGCCCCAACGACGTCCAGGTCTGCGACCCGGCCCGCCCCACCACCATCGTCGCCTCCGGCAGGGGCCACCGCCGCTGGGAGTTCATGCGCCTCCCGGGCGAGTCGATCGAAGAGCTGTCCACAGTGGAACGCATGTGGGAGCTCCTCCGCCCCTACGACGTCACCCCCGACAACGCCGACCTGACCCGCAACATCGTCTACACCTTCCAAGCCGCCCTGGCCGACAAGTGGCGCAACGGCCGCCTCCTGCTCGCCGGCGACTCGGCCCACCTCATGCCTCCCTTCGCAGGCCAAGGCATGTGCTCCGGCATCCGCGACGCCGCGAACCTGGCCTGGAAGCTCGACCTGGTCCTGCGCGACATCGCCGATGACACCCTCCTGGACGCCTACCAGGCCGAACGCTCCCTCCAGGTGCGCCACACGATCGAGATGTCCATCGAGGTCGGCAAGATCGTCTCGGAGCTCGACCCGGTCGCCGCAGCCCGCCGCGACGCGTTCCTGATCGCGATGCAGGCGAAGCCGGAGGGTGTCGACCTGGCTCCGTCGGCTTACGCACTCGAGGACGGAATCGTCCGCCGGACCGGCGGTGAGGTCGTGTTGCCGCACGGCGAGCTCTCACCCCAGGGCTTGGTGGCCCGGGGTGCTGAGCGCGACCGGTTCGACGAGGTCGTGGGACGTGGCTGGCAGCTGATCACGACGCTCGACCCGTACGAGGCGCTGGGCGAGGACGAGCTGGAGTTCCTCAAAGTCCTGGGAGCACAGCTCGTCCGGGTCATGCCCGCCGGCATCCCACCGAAGATCGCGCGGGCGCACGAGGTCGTGGACGTCGAGCGCCTGTACCTGCCTTGGCTGGCGGGCCACAAGAAGGTGGCGGCCCTGGTGCGGCCCGACTACTACGTGTTCGGCTTCGCACAGGACCGCGCGGACCTGCCGGCGTTGGTGCAGGAGCTGAAGGCCCAGCTGCCGCTGGTCTGA
- a CDS encoding helix-turn-helix transcriptional regulator — translation MTGTSESSTTKARLAGLIERDDQWATLETLLADSLSGSGRVALLTGPVASGKTELLHAFGEACGVSFVKATCSAFERDLPFGVVSQVFHPLDVPEEVRDLLDAAARSADGPSARQLHALCLALLDLTAETPLVIGIDDVQHADSPSMHWLLYLIRRLGQTKVLLMLSETASPRAAHTPLHTELLRHPHCRDVPLAPLEVLDPLFVSPSHAADAMVLTGGNPLLVRSLLDDQRLCKPRDDGGLVIGPSFRRALVSCLHRCDHHVLPVARALAVTGQQATRESLGRLARIEAEVVDSALDVMNEAGLLADGWFRDPAARGAVLDDLSTQDRKEMYLGAALLLHDEGAPATEVAPYLVMADHSENPWMVPVFEEAAEHALRDEQVDTALRYLELAHRACVEVHGRAAIAAKLVRVEWRVNPSAAGRRLGTVVPAMRAGQLSDRDVTSLVQPMLWNCQVDEATEALERIRRGAGSPGLRAAELWLACSHPTLARRPQAESGKRETRLVSMTSGPMLKAVTALANVLTYGPNDASATDAEHVLQAARPSDSASWGPESAMLAVQTLVYADRLDVAASWCDRLLEEARVKNLGVARAFYSCVRAEVALRRGDLSSSYEHAQNALDFMPAGGWGVAVGMPLGVLINAATKMGRHSEAAGVLDQPVPEAMFQSRYGLHYLYARGHHYLATSRHYAALADFLSCGELMTSWGVDQPAVVPWRTSAAEAWLVHGANRDEAKRLINEQLARLGPEGSRTRGIALRLLAAVNQPHNRPQLLQDAVVVLEENGDQYELARALADLSKAHQGLREHRRAWTVARRAWHVANVCDAAELCEELLPSRGKGEEEAASVEEKVDPISTLTDAERRVAALAAVGYTNREIASKLFITPSTIEQHLTRVYRKLNVKYRKDLPADLHSYLPSTA, via the coding sequence ATGACCGGGACGTCCGAATCCAGCACGACCAAGGCACGGCTCGCGGGACTGATCGAGCGTGACGACCAGTGGGCCACCCTGGAGACGCTGTTGGCGGACTCCCTGTCAGGTTCCGGAAGGGTCGCCCTCTTAACGGGTCCCGTCGCGTCGGGGAAGACCGAGCTGCTGCACGCGTTCGGGGAGGCCTGCGGCGTCAGCTTCGTGAAGGCGACGTGCTCGGCGTTCGAGCGGGACCTGCCGTTCGGCGTGGTCAGCCAGGTCTTCCACCCGCTGGACGTGCCGGAGGAGGTCCGGGACCTGCTCGACGCGGCCGCGCGGTCCGCGGACGGACCTTCAGCACGCCAGCTGCACGCGTTGTGCCTGGCGCTGCTGGACCTGACGGCCGAGACGCCGCTGGTGATCGGGATCGACGACGTCCAGCACGCCGACTCCCCGTCGATGCACTGGTTGCTCTACCTGATCCGCAGGCTCGGGCAGACCAAGGTGCTGCTGATGCTGTCGGAGACGGCTTCGCCACGCGCGGCGCACACGCCGTTGCACACGGAGCTGTTGCGCCACCCGCATTGCCGGGACGTGCCGCTGGCGCCACTGGAGGTGCTGGACCCGCTGTTCGTCTCCCCGTCGCACGCCGCCGACGCGATGGTGCTGACCGGCGGGAACCCGTTGCTGGTGCGGTCGTTGCTCGACGACCAGCGGTTGTGCAAGCCGCGTGACGACGGTGGCCTGGTGATCGGGCCGAGCTTCCGGCGCGCACTGGTGAGCTGCCTGCACCGCTGCGACCACCACGTGCTGCCGGTGGCGCGGGCGTTGGCGGTGACGGGGCAACAGGCGACCCGCGAGTCGCTGGGACGGCTGGCCAGGATCGAGGCCGAGGTCGTCGACTCCGCGCTGGACGTGATGAACGAGGCCGGGCTGCTGGCCGACGGCTGGTTCCGCGACCCGGCGGCACGCGGTGCGGTGCTGGACGACCTGTCCACACAGGACCGCAAGGAGATGTACCTCGGGGCGGCGCTGCTGCTGCACGACGAGGGCGCGCCGGCCACCGAGGTCGCGCCGTACCTGGTGATGGCCGACCACTCCGAGAACCCGTGGATGGTGCCGGTCTTCGAGGAGGCCGCCGAGCACGCCCTGCGCGACGAGCAGGTCGACACGGCGCTGCGGTACCTGGAGCTCGCCCATCGGGCGTGCGTCGAGGTGCACGGTCGCGCGGCGATCGCGGCGAAGCTGGTGCGGGTGGAGTGGCGGGTCAACCCGTCCGCCGCCGGGCGCAGGCTGGGCACGGTGGTGCCGGCGATGCGGGCCGGCCAGCTCTCCGACCGGGACGTCACCTCGCTGGTGCAGCCGATGCTGTGGAACTGCCAGGTCGACGAGGCCACCGAGGCGCTGGAACGGATCCGGCGCGGTGCCGGGAGCCCCGGACTGCGCGCGGCCGAGCTGTGGCTCGCGTGCTCACACCCGACGCTGGCGCGGCGCCCGCAGGCGGAGTCCGGCAAACGCGAGACCCGGCTGGTGAGCATGACGTCCGGGCCGATGCTGAAGGCGGTGACGGCGCTGGCGAACGTCCTGACCTACGGGCCGAACGACGCCTCCGCCACCGATGCCGAGCACGTGCTGCAGGCGGCGCGGCCGTCCGACAGCGCGTCCTGGGGACCGGAGTCGGCGATGCTGGCGGTGCAGACCCTGGTCTACGCGGACCGGCTGGACGTGGCCGCGTCGTGGTGCGACCGGCTGCTGGAGGAGGCACGGGTCAAGAACCTCGGGGTGGCGCGCGCGTTCTACTCGTGCGTGCGGGCCGAGGTGGCGTTGCGGCGCGGAGACCTGTCGTCGTCGTACGAGCACGCGCAGAACGCCCTGGACTTCATGCCCGCCGGTGGGTGGGGTGTCGCGGTGGGGATGCCGCTCGGGGTGCTGATCAACGCGGCCACGAAGATGGGCAGGCATTCCGAGGCCGCCGGGGTGCTGGACCAACCGGTGCCGGAGGCGATGTTCCAGTCGCGGTACGGGTTGCACTACCTGTATGCGCGCGGGCATCACTACTTGGCGACTTCACGGCACTATGCGGCGTTGGCGGACTTCTTGTCGTGTGGCGAGCTGATGACGTCGTGGGGTGTGGATCAACCCGCGGTGGTGCCGTGGCGGACGTCTGCGGCGGAGGCCTGGTTGGTGCACGGGGCGAACCGGGACGAGGCCAAGCGGTTGATCAACGAGCAGTTGGCGCGTCTCGGACCGGAAGGGTCGCGGACTCGGGGGATCGCGTTGAGGTTGCTGGCCGCGGTGAACCAGCCGCACAACCGGCCGCAGTTGTTGCAGGACGCGGTGGTGGTGCTGGAGGAGAACGGGGACCAGTACGAGCTGGCTCGGGCGTTGGCGGACTTGTCGAAGGCGCATCAGGGGTTGAGGGAGCATCGGCGGGCCTGGACGGTGGCTCGGCGGGCTTGGCATGTGGCGAACGTGTGTGATGCGGCGGAGCTGTGTGAGGAGTTGTTGCCGTCGCGGGGGAAGGGGGAGGAGGAGGCTGCTTCCGTTGAGGAGAAGGTGGATCCGATTTCCACGTTGACGGATGCGGAGCGCAGGGTGGCGGCGTTGGCCGCGGTGGGGTACACGAACCGGGAGATCGCGTCGAAGCTGTTCATCACGCCTTCGACGATCGAGCAGCATTTGACGCGGGTGTATCGGAAGTTGAACGTGAAGTACCGGAAGGACCTGCCGGCGGATCTGCACTCGTACCTGCCGAGCACCGCCTGA